A region of the Stieleria neptunia genome:
TCGAGAGTGATCAGGTTATTCGATTCATTGAGTTCGGAAATCTGCTTGTCCGGGTCAACCACTAGCTGCATATACCAAACGTCGTTGTGAGGGTTCTTTAGAAGATCTGCCGGCACCCGAATGGACTGACCGGGCTGAAGCTTGATCGTCTCGTCCAGCAAGGAGTGGCCGACGCGATCATCCCAACCACGGCCGCTGGCCCAAAAAACAGACACGGGCACTTCACCCTCAAATGGACCCGCTGATTCGACGTCATACTCGATCTCGATTCCACCACCGGCGTCGTCAGAGTATCTGGTGATTCGTCTTGCGATCAAATCGGGCCTGTCGACGCTGAGTGCGACTTTGTCCTTGCCGATGGCTTGATTCTCATTGTTGTGTTCCCAGTCCCATTCGGGGACGTCCTGGTCACTATCAAGACTGATTCCGAGATGCAATCCATCGGCAGATTCAAATCCCGAGGGAGGGTTTGTCGGGAGGGTGATTGTGATTTCCGATGATTTTGATTCACCTGGATTCAAGGCAGGTACCCGCACCCAAGCCAATGGTTGATCTGAATCGAGTTGTACCGACGCATCGGCCGACAGTAGGATCGCAGCTTGTGACGCCTTGGTTCGTGCAATACCTTGATTCTTGACCTCGTATTTGACGGTCAGTTCACTGCCCCAATCAATTGAGTCGGGCTGGTCCACTTCGAAGTTCGTTCCGATAAGATCTGCAACAACGACAGTAGCTCGTGCGGTCAGCTCACCGATCGACTGGTCGCCGGCCAGGACCGTGATGGTGGCCGATTCTTCATATCGATAGTCTTCAACTTGTGACGCCGACTCCGAAGCGTCGAAGGAATCGTATTGAACCCAAAACTGATTGATTCCCCCCGACACTTCGATCGTCGGGTGTTGGTTGGTCATTAGTTGCACCGGATGGCGGCTGGGCACCCCAACCTTCACAGCCGTTCGAACTTGATCCCCAGCCGCAACGGGCGGGATCACGATTGTCTCCCAATTCGCCTCTGGTTCCTGCCCCGGAATGAAGCGATAGACCAGATGCTGATCGATCGATGTGCAAAGCGGTTTGTTTTCCGGCTTGACGTTTTCCGTCACTTTCATCCAAGAACCAATGATCCAATGTTCTCCCTCGGGACGATCGATTTCGCGGAATGGTTTGATCGAGGCATGAAAATCCGCGTAGGAATCGTCTTCCGTCAAGACTGCGTTGGACCGATTGGCTTGGTTCAAGTTCAAGGAACCGGAGGTCTCGAAAATGGCATCGGTAGCGCCAGACGCCTCGACGGCAATCGCCGTGTCCGCGAATTCTGAATAGTTCCAGGTTTTGCTGTAGAGTCCGCTCTGCCCCTCAGCTCCGGTGAGAAAGCGAACGTCCGATTGAACGCCACTGACACAAAACAGACGCCGATCTTCGAGCTTTTCCAGTCGACCAGGTTGGCGACTTTTTCGAAAGTCCATTGTGTGTTTCCCATCTTTGAACTGCAGGATCCGCGTGACGCGGTTGAATCTGCCGGCATTTCCAAACTGCTTGATCCCGTCAAAATCGATGGCGAATTCTGACGCCGTCCTGTCAAACGTTTTTTGGGGATTCTGGAAACTGCGCCCCGATTGACGCTGTCAAATGCAGCCAATCACTTCGGCCTCCGGGGACGTGCGAGGGTGGTAACGTCCGAGTGTTGGGCGTCCGGACCAAGAAAAAGGGAGGGATCGACCGAGCGGAGCCGACGGCCCGCGGAGGTCGTGACAGCGACCGAAGGATGAGGGTAGCGCCGAGCGCGAGCGAGCAGTACCGACGCAGAGGGCGGAGCCCGATAGAGACAGACGAGGCAGGATGCCAGTCGAACGCGCTCATGCCATGGAAGGGTCGGCAGGAAGTTTGAAGCAAGAAGTGTGAAGCCTGAAAACGAAGCAGTCGAGTATGGAGCGAGAAGGATGCCGTGATATGACTCGGTCACGAGCAGCTCAACACGACGCAGATCTACACGCACGTGTCGATCAAACGCCTCCGCGAAGTCCATGACAAAACGCACCCGGGGGCAAACGACCGCGAACCGACCGATCGGCCAGATCACGAAAGCTGACAGAGAATCCAACCAGCATCCGCTGCTGCATTCTGTATAGTGCCTCGCCGTCGCGATACTTCGGCGAGGCTTTCGGCAATCCAGTCTTTGCGCGTCGACGACCCAACCATCACTGGAGTAGATTGATCGTGAATCCGTCACTCCCGTATTGAGTCAACCATCTGCGCATGGCCATCGGAATCGATCCCACCGTCGACTACGTCTTCAAGTTGCTTTTGGGCAGCCCGGAACACCCTGCGATCACACTGCACTTTCTCAACGCGATCCTCGGTGATGAAATCCAGATCACGGAGGTCGAGATTCTCAATCCGATCCTTGGCAAAGACGACGATATCGACAAACTGTCGATTTTGGACGTCGCGGCGCGGGATTCAACCGGCCGCCTGTACGACATCGAAATGCAGACGACGCTTCCGGCCGGCCTGTCCCAGAGACTCGCGTACTACACCGCCTCGCTTTACGTCAGCCAAATCGGCGAAGGCGACGATTACTCGCTGCTGCGGCCAGCCATCAGCATCTGCGTCCTTGACGCGATCCTGCTCCGCCAATCTCTCCAAATCCACAGCGATTTCCGGCTTCGCAATCGAGATGGCACCATTGAACTGACCGAAGGGCTTCAAATTCACCTTCTCGAGTTGCCAAAATACATGCTCCCGAGCGATAATAGAGTGGTTACCGACCCGGTGGAAGCTTGGTGTTACTTCTTCCGCCGGGCCGACGAAATGACCGCCGCTGAAATCCGACAACGCTTCAGTTCATCCGCCTTCAACGAAGCCGCCGAGGTCCTCGAAATGATCCAACGTACTCCCGAGCAGCGTAACCAATATGAACTACGCCTTAAAGCACAGCGTGATGAACGTGCCAGAATGCAGTACGCGGTCGACCAGGCTCGTCAAGAGGGAGAAGCACTTGGTGAAGCACGCGGTGCAGGACGTGGACGGATCGA
Encoded here:
- a CDS encoding Rpn family recombination-promoting nuclease/putative transposase, whose amino-acid sequence is MAIGIDPTVDYVFKLLLGSPEHPAITLHFLNAILGDEIQITEVEILNPILGKDDDIDKLSILDVAARDSTGRLYDIEMQTTLPAGLSQRLAYYTASLYVSQIGEGDDYSLLRPAISICVLDAILLRQSLQIHSDFRLRNRDGTIELTEGLQIHLLELPKYMLPSDNRVVTDPVEAWCYFFRRADEMTAAEIRQRFSSSAFNEAAEVLEMIQRTPEQRNQYELRLKAQRDERARMQYAVDQARQEGEALGEARGAGRGRIELLRELLGVDQTSIADLSIEQLAALEGDLKRQLRERGV